Sequence from the Cellulomonas fimi ATCC 484 genome:
GCCCCGCCCGGCCGTCGCGACGTCCCTCGTCGGCCGCCCCGGCAGTCTGCCCGCCGCCGCTCAGGACGCGTGCGACTCCACCGACACGTCCGGCCCCGGGAACACGAGCGACTCGTGCCCGTCGTCGAACCGCACGAGGTACGGCCCGTCGGCCCCCCGCGCCTCGACGACCGTCCCGCAGCGGTCCGCCGTCCCCACGGTCCGGCCGTGGACGACGACCTTGTCTCCCACCTCAGCGTGCATGTGCGCTCACCTCGCCTCCCAGGCTAGGACGCCCCGCCCGCCTCGCCCACCCCGGACGGCCGGGCATCTGCGGTCGTCCGTTCGTCCGTCGGTTCCTCGACGGCCCGGTGCCTGGCGACCTGGTGGTCGAGGGCCACCGTCGACGGCGCGGTGCTCGGCGCCCCGGTCGACGGCACGGTGACCGGTCGCGCGGTCGACGGCGCGGTGCTCGGCGTCCCGGTCGACGGCACGGATCGGCGGCCCGGTCGACGGCACCGTGATCGGCGGCCCGGTCGGCGCGCGGCACCGCCCCGGTACCCGCACACTGGCCGTTGACCCGGCGGCGACCGCACCGCCGGCCACCCCGAGGAGGACACCGTGGGCATCGACGACCTCGTCAGCAAGGCGAAGGGCGCGCTCGAGGGACGCGAGGACCAGGCGAAGGACGCGCTCGACAAGGCGGCCGACGCGCTCAAGACGCGGACGGACGCCGGCACCGACGCGAAGGTCGACCAGGTCGTCGCGAAGGCGAAGGACTTCCTCGACGACCAGAAGCGGACCCGCTGATGGGAATGGCGCGCGGGCGACGGTGGTTGGGGGCGACATGCCTCTGACCGGTGAGTACGCACCCAGCACGTCCGAGTGGGCCCGTAAGCAGGCCGAGCTCTTCGAGGCCACCGACGGCCGTGAGGGCAACACGCTGCAGGGAAAGCCCGTGATCGTCCTGACGTCCGTCGGGGCGACCAGCGGCAAGCTCCGCAAGAACGCGCTCATGCGCGTCGAGCACGAGGGCCGGTACGCCGTGGTCGCGTCGAAGGGCGGCACGCCCGAGAACCCGGCCTGGTACCACAACCTCGTCGCGCACCCCCACGTCGAGCTCCAGGACGGGGCCGTGAGGAAGGACTACGAGGCGCGCGAGGTGTCGGGCGCCGAGCGCGACGAGTGGTGGGCGCGGGCGCTCGAGGTCTGGCCGGCGTACGCCGAGTACCAGACGAAGACGGACCGCCTCATCCCCGTGTTCGTCCTCACCCCGGTCGAGGACTGACCCCGGTCAGTCGGTCAGTCGAGCCGCCGGTCAGTCGGTCAGTCGGTCAGCCGAGCAGGAGCTTCCAGCCGCCGACGCCGATGAGCCCGCCGAGGATCGGCGCGGCGACCGGCACCCACGAGTAGCGCCAGTCGGACCCGCCCTTGTGCTTGAGCGGCAGCAGCGCGTGCACGAGGCGCGGTCCGAGGTCGCGCGCGGGGTTGAGGGCGGGGCCGGTCGGGCCGCCGAGGCCCGCGACGAGTCCCCACACGAGGAACCCGATGGCGACGTGCGCGACGCCGGGCTCGTTCGCGGTGAGCGGCGAGTGCACGAGCCCGAGGGCGCACGAGAACAGCACGACGGACCCGAGGAGCTCGTTCGCGAAGCCGTTGAGGCGCGAGCGGGCCGCGTTGACCGTGGAGAACGTCGCGAGGATGTCGTCCGGACGCGCGGCGGGCGTCACGCTAGCGGACGGGGCGGCCGCCCAGCATCGCGCGTCCGGCGTGCCGCTCGCCGTCAGCGCACGTGGGGCACGTGGGGTAGGGCGCCGGGCACCGGCACGTCCCGCGTGGGCTCGTCGGAGACGGCACGTCGCACGACGGCACGGGGTCGCTCGCTGCGGGCCCGCGGTCACTCCTGGGCAGCGACCTCCACCTGCTTGCCGGCGACGGAGTGCCGGTAGGAGTACACGGCGTAGATGACGACGCCGATCGCGAGCCAGACGGCGAACCGGGCCCAGGTGAGCGTCGTCAGGTTGAGCATGAGCCACAGGCACGCGACGCCGGAGATGATCGGGAGCGCGGGCGACCACGGGACGGTGAAGCCCCGCGTGAGGTCGGGACGGCGCCGCCGCAGGATCGGGACGCCGAAGCTCACCAGCACGAACGCGGACAGCGTGCCGATGTTGATCATCTCCTCGAGCAGCTCGACCTCGGACAGGCCCGCGATGAGAGCCACGACGATGCCGGCACCCACCTGCAGGCGGACCGGGGTGCGGAACCGCGGGGAGGTCCGGGACATGCCGCGCGGCAGCAGCCCGTCGCGGCTCATCGCGAACACCACGCGGGTCAGCCCGAGCAGCAGCACCATGAGCACGGACGTCAGCCCGACGAGGATTCCGACGCTGATGATGCGGCCGGCCCAGTCGGCCCCGACCAGCACGAACGCCGTGGTCAACGACGGCGACCCGGACTCCGCGAGCTCGGTGTAGGACACCATGCCGGTGACGACGACCGTCACGAGGATGTACAGCACCGTCACGACCGCGAGGCCGCCGAGGATGCCGCGCGGGATGGTCCGCTGCGGCTCGTGCGCCTCCTCGGCCGTCGTCGCGACGACGTCGAAGCCGATGAACGCGAAGAACACGAGCGCGGCGCCGGAGAGGATGCCGACGACGCCGTACGTCGTCGGCTCGAACCCGAGGAGGAACGCCGACAGCGGCTGGTCGAGCGCCGTGGCGCCCTCCGCGGGCTGGGCCGGCGGCACGAACGGCGTGTAGTTCGCCTTGTCCACGTAGAAGAAGCCGGCGACGATCACGAACAGCGTGATGCCGACCTTGATGATCGTGAACACGCTGTTCACGCGCGTGCTGAGCTTCGTGCCGATCGCCAGGAGCGTGGTGAACACCGCCACGATGACGACCGGTCCCCACTCGACGTCGACCGGGCCGAGGTGCAGCGTCGTCGCCACGTCGATCCCGAACAGGCCGAACGCGTCCGCGAGGTACACGCCCCAGAACTTCGCGATCACCGCCGCGGCGAGCAGCATCTCGAGGATCAGGTCCCAGCCGATGATCCAGGCGACGAACTCGCCCATCGACGCGTACGAGAACGTGTACGCGGACCCGGCGACGGGCAGCGTCGAGGCGAACTCGGCGTAGCACATGATCGCGAGCCCGCACACGATCGAGGCGATGATGAACGAGACGATGACGGACGGGCCGGCGTAGTTCGCGGCGGCCGTCGCGCCGACCGAGAAGATGCCCGCACCGACGGCGACCGCGACACCCAGGACCGCCAGGTCCCACGCGGTGAGGCTGCGGCGCAGGTGCCGGTCGGGATCGTCGGCGGCAGCCAGTGAGTCCTCGACGGACTTGCGCCGGAAGATGCTCGTCGGAGCGGTCATCGTCGTGCCCTTCCTCGGCGTCCCGTGACCCGCGCCAGCATGCCGTTCCGGGCCCCGGTCGGCACCCTGACGTAGGTCCCCTGTGGTCAGGGCTCCATACCGTAAGGGCTGTGGACGGCTGAGACGCCCGCCACATCACCGGGCGGGACGGCGGCCTCGCGGCCGGCCCGTGCCGAGCCACCGCGCGAGCTGGCGGAGCGGCGGCGCAGCACGGCTGCGTCGGCGAGGCCCGCGACCGACGCGCCGACCGCGTAGGCGACCAGGTCCGCCGCGACGAACGTCGTGCCGACCACGAACCGCGCGGGCGGCACGGCCGCCACGAGCGCCGCGGGACCGCCCGTGAGCTGCGCGACCTCGACGAGCGCGCACACGGCGGCAGCGACGAGCGCCGCACGGGCCGGGCGCGTGCGGGGCGCCACGAGCACGAGGAGCGCGTAGACGAGCACGGCGTAGAGAGCGTCGCCCGCCGGGTCCGCGAGCGGCCCGTCGGCGAGCGTCGCGACGGCGAGGCCCGCCGCGACGACGACGAGCGCGACCAGGGCGACGACGGGACGTCTGCGGGCGGGCACGCGTCGACCCTAGAGGCGCTCTCCCGACGCGGGGTGGAGGTGGCGTGCGGGCCTTGGGCGGGGCCGTGCGGGATACGGAGGGCCGTGCGTGGGTCCGGCGGGGCCCGGCGGGAGTACGCAGGGCCGCGCGCAGGTCCGGCGGGCCGGGCGGGAGCACGCAGGGCCGCGCGCAGGTCCGGCGGGCCAGGCGGGAGGACGCAGGGCCGCGCGCGGGTCCGGCTGGGCCGGGCGGGAGTACGCAAAGGCGTGGGTCCGGGGGCCGTGCCGGGGTGCGGGCGGGCGGCCGATGCGGGCGTCAGGCGGAGGTGCAGCTGTCGGCGGTGCCCTCGTAGACCGCGATCTTGCCCTCGATGGCCTCCAGGTGGGTCGCGACCTCGACGAGCTGCGCGCGCACCCGGTCACGGTGCGCACGCAGCAGGGCCAGGCGCGCGTCCTCGTTGCCCTCGCCGCTGCGCACGAGCTCGGCGTAGTGCCGGATCTCCCGGATCGGCATGCCGGTCGCACGCAGCCGCGTCACGAGGCGGATCCACCCGAGGTCCGCGTCGGTGTACCGGCGGTGGCCCGACGACGCGCGTTCGACGCTGTCGAGCAGCAGCCCGTCGCGCTCGTAGTAGCGCAGGGTGTGCGCGGTGAGGCCGGTGGCCTCGGCCGCCTCGGCGATGCTCAGGCTCACGCGGTCCGCGACGACGCTCATGCGCCGATGATCGCCCTTCGAGTGCACTCCAGGTCAAGGGGTGCACGTCGGCCAGCGCGAACCGTCCACAGCCCCTCCGTCGCCGGCGCCGTCCCTCGGCCTGCCCGCGACCGGTCCTGCACGGCGCGCCGCGACGGCAGGGTCCTCGCCATGCCCGCCCGTCCCGGCCAGCGCCGCCGACCGCCTCCCGCCCGCCTTCTCGTCCAGGACCTGCGTGCGCACGTGGCCCGACGCCGTCGCGCGCTCCTGGTGGTCGTCGTGTGCCTCGTCGTCGGGGCCGGCACCCCGCTGTGGACCGACCGGAGGGCGGCGGCACGGCACCCGGTCACGGGCGCCGACCTCGCGCGCGCCCGCACGGAGCTCGACACGCTGACCGTGCGCCGCCGCGACCCCGTCGAACCCTACGAGAGGTCGGCGTTCGGCCAGGCGTGGGCCGACACCGACGGCAACGGGTGCGACACCCGCAACGACGTGCTCCGCCGCGACCTGGCCGAGGTGACCCTGGACCCCGCGACCCGGGGCTGCGTCATCCTGACGGGACGGCTCGACGACCCCTACACGGGGCGCGTCGTGCGCTTCGCGCGCGGGCCGGACTCGCGTGACGTGCAGGTCGACCATGTCGTCGCGCTCGGGGACGCCTGGAGGTCGGGGGCCGCCGGGTGGTCGACGGCCGCGCGCACCGCGTTCGCGAACGACCCGGCGAACCTGCTCGCGGTCGACGGCGACGCGAACGAGGACAAGGGCGCCGCCGACGCGGCCGCGTGGCTGCCGCCCGAGCCGGGATACCGGTGCGCGTACGCCGTCCGGCAGGTGCGCGTGAAGGCCGCGTACCGCCTCAGCGTGTCGAGCGAGGAACGAGCCGCGCTCGACCGGGCGCTGGACGGATGCGTCGTCGCCCGCCCGGCCCCCGCCGCGCAGCGGCGCGCAGGGTCGAGGCGATGCCGTCAGGCGTCGGGCGGTGTCCGCCTCACGCCAGCTGCAGCCCGACGAGCCATGCACCGCCGACGGCGAGGCAGGCGAGGCACACGAGCAGCAGCAGCCCGACCCACAGCAGGCCGGGCAGGTGGGTGAGGTGGCTGAGGATGCCCGCGTCCGACTGGTCGGGAGCACCACGCCGACGCGACCGCCGCCGGGAGGCCTGCATCTCGAGGACGGCGCGCGGGGCGCCCAGCAGGAAGAACCACGTGAGGAGGTACGCGAACGTCGACTGCACGGCCGCCGAGCCCCAGACGGTCACGGCGACGAGGACGCCCGCGCTCACGAGCACGGACCACAGGCCGTACCAGTTGCGGATCTGCACGAGCACCAGCGCGGCGACCACGACCAGCACCCACAGGAGCGCCACCGCGTACCCGCGGGACAGCAGCCACGCCGCGCCGAGGCCGAGCACGGCGGGTGCGGGGTACCCGGCGGCTGCCGTCGCCACCATGCCCGGGCCGCGCGGCTTGCCGACCGAGACCGTGAGGCCCGAGGTGTCCGAGTGGACCCGGATGCCCGACAGGCGCCGCCCGACGAGCACGGCGACGCCGGCGTGCCCGGCCTCGTGAACGATCGTCAGGGCGTGCCGCGTGACGTGCCACAGCACCGGTACGACGAGCACGACCAGCACGAGCGCCGCGCTGAGCACGACGACCGCCGTCTCGGGCACGGGCTGGGGGGTCGTCACCGACCGCCACGTCTCGGTCCACCAGTCCACGGCTCTCCTCGTCGTCCCCGACCGCCGCGCGGCGGTGCGCACCGGACCTTACCGGCGCCTCGGACACCGCCCGGCACCGCGTCGCCCACCGCCCGCACCGGGGCACCGCACCATCGGCGCTCCGGTGGGGCCGGGCGCACCCGTCGCCGCACCATCCGCACGCTCGCCGACGTGCGCCCGTCCGCAGCGGGCACCGCGTCATCCACCCCCTCGGGCACGGCTGCGCATCGCCTGTACGCCCGCTCGCCCGCAGGGCCGGGCAGGCGCGTGACCGGCTCGGGGTCAGCCGGTGGTCGTCGCGAGGACGACGTCCTCGCCGGTCGCGGTGATGCGCACGCCCTCGGGCTGCACGGACACGGCATCGAGCGTCATGCCGTCGGGCAGGCCCTCGACCGGGATCTCGAGGCCCTGCAGGCTCCCCGCGACCCGGTCGGGCAGGTCGTCGACCGCGATCGTCAGGCCGCCGAGCGACACCGTGCCGACGTCCACGAGCAGGCGGCCGTCCTGCACGCGCGGGGTGAGCGCGACGGAGAGCTCGACGCCGAGCACCGACCCGGTCGCCACCATCGCGTCGGCCTGCGTCGCGAGGGTCACGTCGAGGTCCGTCTGCTCGGCGACGACCTGCTCGACCGACGCGGTGGGGAGCGTCCCCTCGACGGTGCCCGAGCTGACCGTCGAGGGCTGCGCGGTCGTGACGCCGTAGGCCTCGAACGTGACGTCCGTGGCGGTGAGCCCGCCCTCGAGGGTCACGCCGTCCACCGACCCGGTGACGTGGTCGAGCGATCCCGCGAGCACCTGGGTGAGGAACGGGAACCCGTCGATCGTGACCGTCGGGGTTCCCGTGACGTCGAGGTTCTCCTGGACCGCCGTCACCGCCCGGCGCTCCGCGGCTGCGGCGACGACACGGTCCGCGACGACGACGCCCGCACCGAGCATGACGAGGGTCGAGACGAACGCGACCACCCCTCGCGCGCTCACGGGCGCACCTCGCCCGCACGCGGAGACGAGGGCATCGGGTGCGGCACGGGGACGGGTGTCGGCATCACCCGGCCACCGTAGGCGTCAGCGCCGCGGCCGACCACGCGAGCGGCGCTGTGCTGACCTGCACACCGACCGCGTGACGTACGGCCCGTGAGACGGCGCGATCGCCCCGGCGGAAGGTGTGGCATGCGTCACAGCGGCGACCTAGCCTGGGAGGAACGCGCTCCGTCGAAGGACCTCACGATGTCGTGGGTATTGCTGCTGGCAGTCCTCTTCGTACCGGCGCTCGTCTTCAGCCTCCTGTGGGCGCTGCTCCCGGGTGCGGACGAGCCGCCGCGGTGGCGTGTGGCGGTGGCCGACCGGCTTGAGCGGCTGGCGCACCGCATCCGCCCGGAACGCCCGCAGCCGCCCGACCCGTTCGACGCGCTCCGGGTCCAGGAGCGGCTCGGTGCCGTCGCCGACCACGTCCGCTCGCTGGAGCTCGACCCCCGGAC
This genomic interval carries:
- a CDS encoding MerR family transcriptional regulator, which codes for MSVVADRVSLSIAEAAEATGLTAHTLRYYERDGLLLDSVERASSGHRRYTDADLGWIRLVTRLRATGMPIREIRHYAELVRSGEGNEDARLALLRAHRDRVRAQLVEVATHLEAIEGKIAVYEGTADSCTSA
- a CDS encoding DUF1918 domain-containing protein, coding for MHAEVGDKVVVHGRTVGTADRCGTVVEARGADGPYLVRFDDGHESLVFPGPDVSVESHAS
- a CDS encoding amino acid permease, with the protein product MTAPTSIFRRKSVEDSLAAADDPDRHLRRSLTAWDLAVLGVAVAVGAGIFSVGATAAANYAGPSVIVSFIIASIVCGLAIMCYAEFASTLPVAGSAYTFSYASMGEFVAWIIGWDLILEMLLAAAVIAKFWGVYLADAFGLFGIDVATTLHLGPVDVEWGPVVIVAVFTTLLAIGTKLSTRVNSVFTIIKVGITLFVIVAGFFYVDKANYTPFVPPAQPAEGATALDQPLSAFLLGFEPTTYGVVGILSGAALVFFAFIGFDVVATTAEEAHEPQRTIPRGILGGLAVVTVLYILVTVVVTGMVSYTELAESGSPSLTTAFVLVGADWAGRIISVGILVGLTSVLMVLLLGLTRVVFAMSRDGLLPRGMSRTSPRFRTPVRLQVGAGIVVALIAGLSEVELLEEMINIGTLSAFVLVSFGVPILRRRRPDLTRGFTVPWSPALPIISGVACLWLMLNLTTLTWARFAVWLAIGVVIYAVYSYRHSVAGKQVEVAAQE
- a CDS encoding nitroreductase family deazaflavin-dependent oxidoreductase, yielding MPLTGEYAPSTSEWARKQAELFEATDGREGNTLQGKPVIVLTSVGATSGKLRKNALMRVEHEGRYAVVASKGGTPENPAWYHNLVAHPHVELQDGAVRKDYEAREVSGAERDEWWARALEVWPAYAEYQTKTDRLIPVFVLTPVED
- a CDS encoding DUF2809 domain-containing protein, yielding MPARRRPVVALVALVVVAAGLAVATLADGPLADPAGDALYAVLVYALLVLVAPRTRPARAALVAAAVCALVEVAQLTGGPAALVAAVPPARFVVGTTFVAADLVAYAVGASVAGLADAAVLRRRSASSRGGSARAGREAAVPPGDVAGVSAVHSPYGMEP
- a CDS encoding M50 family metallopeptidase, whose product is MDWWTETWRSVTTPQPVPETAVVVLSAALVLVVLVVPVLWHVTRHALTIVHEAGHAGVAVLVGRRLSGIRVHSDTSGLTVSVGKPRGPGMVATAAAGYPAPAVLGLGAAWLLSRGYAVALLWVLVVVAALVLVQIRNWYGLWSVLVSAGVLVAVTVWGSAAVQSTFAYLLTWFFLLGAPRAVLEMQASRRRSRRRGAPDQSDAGILSHLTHLPGLLWVGLLLLVCLACLAVGGAWLVGLQLA
- a CDS encoding MIP/aquaporin family protein encodes the protein MTPAARPDDILATFSTVNAARSRLNGFANELLGSVVLFSCALGLVHSPLTANEPGVAHVAIGFLVWGLVAGLGGPTGPALNPARDLGPRLVHALLPLKHKGGSDWRYSWVPVAAPILGGLIGVGGWKLLLG
- a CDS encoding HNH endonuclease family protein — translated: MPARPGQRRRPPPARLLVQDLRAHVARRRRALLVVVVCLVVGAGTPLWTDRRAAARHPVTGADLARARTELDTLTVRRRDPVEPYERSAFGQAWADTDGNGCDTRNDVLRRDLAEVTLDPATRGCVILTGRLDDPYTGRVVRFARGPDSRDVQVDHVVALGDAWRSGAAGWSTAARTAFANDPANLLAVDGDANEDKGAADAAAWLPPEPGYRCAYAVRQVRVKAAYRLSVSSEERAALDRALDGCVVARPAPAAQRRAGSRRCRQASGGVRLTPAAARRAMHRRRRGRRGTRAAAARPTAGRAGG
- a CDS encoding antitoxin, which translates into the protein MGIDDLVSKAKGALEGREDQAKDALDKAADALKTRTDAGTDAKVDQVVAKAKDFLDDQKRTR
- a CDS encoding LmeA family phospholipid-binding protein codes for the protein MSARGVVAFVSTLVMLGAGVVVADRVVAAAAERRAVTAVQENLDVTGTPTVTIDGFPFLTQVLAGSLDHVTGSVDGVTLEGGLTATDVTFEAYGVTTAQPSTVSSGTVEGTLPTASVEQVVAEQTDLDVTLATQADAMVATGSVLGVELSVALTPRVQDGRLLVDVGTVSLGGLTIAVDDLPDRVAGSLQGLEIPVEGLPDGMTLDAVSVQPEGVRITATGEDVVLATTTG